Genomic segment of Nostoc sp. TCL240-02:
GGGTGTTTAAAATCAATAGTGATGAGTTAGAAGTTAGGAATTAATTGTTAATAACTCCTAACTCCTAACTCCTAACTCCTAACTATTCGTTGGAACTTGGGGGAGCAACGGGAGTCGTTGATTGTTGTTTACGTTGTTCGCGTTTTTTGCGATCGGCTGAGAGCATATCTGCCATCACTACCAGCGCTTGCGCCATCTTATCTAGGTTAGAACGGTATAATTCCAAATCCTTGTTGAGTTTGTCATCAGATACGTGCAAGCCAGCTGCGATCGCTTTCAGCGCCTCAGTTAGTTGCTTTTCATCTTTGACTAATTCAGGATCTGACTGTTCTAATAACGAAAATACACCAATTGCGAACAAACGGCTGTATTTAAAGTTAGGATTGTTGGCGATCGCTTGCAGTTGTGCTTGCAAGTCAGCATCTCGATCTAAGTAAGTAGTTTGGCCTAGCCACCCAATTAAATCTTTAACTGGCAAACCTTTAGCTACAGCTTGCAATCTTTCAGCATCCTGTCGATAGTGTTGGGGATCTTGTTCTATAGCCCGACATAGAGCATTAAAAATTGATTCTTGATCTCGTTCTGGTTGATAGCCTTGCATAAAGCGGTCAAAAGTAGTGACGACGCCCAAGGCATAAATTGGATTGTAGCTAAAATCGATATTTACTGACAGCAGATGCATTTCTACCATCAATTCTTCTACTACCCGACGATAAATAGTGTTAATCGGACGGGTATGAAGATTGTAAAAAGTTCGTTTTGTATCAGAGACAGTACGGACGTTATTCACAAAGAAAATGTTAAGGGCGACGTATCTTTATTTTCTCGCTTAAAGGCTACTTTGCCAAGTTGAGCTTTTGACTTGTGACGGTTTCATTTACAATATAAACAAATCAAAAGTATTTTATAAGCTAGTAACCACAGGGGATTAAGACCTTTTCCTCTAAAAAACTAGCCAGAAATATTTCTCCTTAATTATTTGTTTATTGAATTTATGAACTTCTCGCCACAGTTAATTGCTTTAGGTGAGTACCTAGCTGGTGAATTTGATAATCGAGAACAAGCTATAGAAGAACCAGTTTGGTATGTGCATCTCCGAATGTGGCAAAGACCAGTGAATTTGTTCACAGAAGATAGCATCACCTTGTTTGCCGAACAAGCTAGCGTGATTAACCTAGATAAACCTTACCGTCAGCGAATTATGCGGTTGCGTCATGGTAGCAACTCTGACACATCTCTGGAAGTACAATACTATATACCTCAAGATCCAGATGCATTAAGAGGCGCAGGCAATAACCCTGCTCTACTAAACACACTGACACCCGAACAATTAGATTTACTACCAGGTTGTATCCTAACAGTAACTCACAAAGCATTAGCTGGCGATCGCTATAAGTTTACCGCCACACCACAACCAGAGACTTGTTGTAGCTTTACTTATCTTGGTAATAGCATCCATGTTTCCTTGGGATTTGAAACCACTGCGGCAGAATTTCACAGCTACGATAAAGGAATCGATCCCACAACTGGAAAAGCAACTTGGGGAGCGATTATGGGCCCTTATCGCTACACCAAGCGAAATCAGTATTCAATAAGATAAACCTATCATTCATGAGTTACGAGTTAACGCGATGTGCAACTTATTCTGTCACAAGACCATCGAACTGTAATGGTTCCAAACCAAATAAACGATTTAACCAGACACAAACAGTGTGAGCCAATAGTTTGCGATTTAAACGACTCGTCAAATGCCACATATCTCTGGCCCAGACTTTTTCGATATTAAAGCGATGCCTGCGGCGAGCTACGCTAACGCTAAGTTGTCCAATTACTGTTTCAATTAGGCGACGGACAGTTTGAAGTAGCTTTACCCAATATGCAGGACAGTCGTCTTGCATATTGGAACGTAGGGGTGTTTGTAAATCGATGCCATAGCGTGCTAGTTCCTGGCGGAGAGTGGTACTTATGTATCATTTGTCACCTATTACCAACCCCTGAATCAAGGTCACGATATCACAGATCGCTTCCCGTTCATCTCCCGAAGCAGAGGTTAATGTAAAGCTTGTAATCACCCCAGAGGCGCTAATGAGTAAGTGACCATGAAATCCGTAATATGTTTCCTTTTTTGCGGCACAGTAACCGTAGTTAGCAACTCCAGGAAAGCTACGACAACCACGAGCACGAGTAAAGCAACATAACGGTATCGGAATCCCGTCAATAATGTGTGTATTATCACTGAAAGCACCAAGTTCTATTGCTAAGGCTTGTTGTAGTTCTTGCTTGTACTGCCATAGGTTTGCAGCTTGTCGTACAAAGGTTGAACGGCTTTTCATCTGGGGAAACATTGAGAACCAATGACGGCGAAAGTATTGCCAAATACCTTTGTCCGTATCGATACCTTGAAACTCTGCCACAATTTCCATTGTAATCACTTCACTATCACTTAAAGATGGCTGAAATCCTCGACTACCCATAGGTTTACCATTGGTCACTTCCTTTAATAGATCATCCACACAGCAAAACACTGCTGTGATCAAGTCTTCCATAGATAACATTTGTTCCACCCTGGCAAGAGATAACAATCACAATCTCTCGGTTAAGCATAGGGTGGGACTTTTATCTTTGGAAAGAAAGTTGCACATCGCGTGAATAATGGATTTGGTAGCTGGCAAGAATGGTTAACAGTATTCACCTATCTAGGTTTTACAGTCTTTATTATCTGGCGCGTGTTTACCGCCGAGAAGAATTAAAAAAGCTACATATCATTTCACCAGGGTCTTTTTGCTCAAAGGGTAAAACACCTCCACCTTGTTGAACCTTGACTCGTTCCCGGCAATTGTAAACCTCGGTGGGTCTTTTTACTCCATTTACACTAACAGTTGCCCTGTATTCCCAATAGTTTTTAGCACTTCGGTTGATGCTGAGAATGCAAATCTGGTGGTGTTGGCGTACCCCGTTGGAGAAATCGTAATTGCGACACACTGATGCAAAAGCTGGATGTGCTATGGACAAGCCTAGTATCAATAGCAACATAAATATTCCTGCTTTTATCCTGTTCATAAAAAATCATTTAACATTAGGAACTCCGTAAAAATAAAATACCAGCTATAGGAGAGTCCTATAGACAATTTGTATTGAGCAGAAAAGTCTCAAACTTGATGGTGTTCATGTACCATACCCTAAGACCAATTCGTAATATCCTGCGGAAAGCCGGACTTCGTGCGTCTACGACGTAATTGAGAAAGTCAGATTACATCTAGCTGGGTTTCCAGCATTTGTGTCTGTAGTTTTATTTTGAAGAATTGATATAACAATAAATTTGCAAAAAAAAGCCAGTCTTAAGGACGATAAAATTGCGACTAAAAACAAATTTTGAGCAATCTCAGATTGCACGCTGTTGTGCGGCAGTACTGCTTTTCGGTCAAGTGTGGCTACATTTTATTCAGGGAAAAACTTACTACCGCAAAATTATGCAACATCTGGTGACTGCTGGGCCCGGTTCTATCTCTCCAGTTCTCCTGGTTAGCGGTTTTGCAGGAATGATTTTTACTATTCAGACGGCAAGAGAATTAGTCCGATTTGGGGCTGAAAATGCTGTGGGAGGTGCTTTTGCCTTGGCTTTTTGTAGAGAATTAGCTCCAATTTTAACCGCTAGTATTATGGCAGGACAAGTGGGTTCTGCTTTTGCAGCAGAAATAGGTGCAATGCGGGTAACTGAGCAAATTGATGCACTTTATATGCTCAAAACTGATCCCATTGATTATCTAGTACTTCCTAGAGTAATCGCTTGTTGTTTGATGGTGCCTTTGATGACGATTTTGGCTTTAGTTACTGGGATTATCGGCGGAGTTTTTGCCGGATCATACTTTTACAAAATTATTCCCGAAACATTTTTAGAATCAGTCAGAAATTTTTTAGAACCATCAGATTTGTTTATTATTTTGTTAAAAGGGTTTATTTTTGGTTTGCTGGTTGCTGTCATCGGCTGTAGTTGGGGTTTAACTACTAAGGGAGGAGCTAAGGAAGTAGGAGAATCGGCAACAAA
This window contains:
- the psb29 gene encoding photosystem II biogenesis protein Psp29, whose product is MNNVRTVSDTKRTFYNLHTRPINTIYRRVVEELMVEMHLLSVNIDFSYNPIYALGVVTTFDRFMQGYQPERDQESIFNALCRAIEQDPQHYRQDAERLQAVAKGLPVKDLIGWLGQTTYLDRDADLQAQLQAIANNPNFKYSRLFAIGVFSLLEQSDPELVKDEKQLTEALKAIAAGLHVSDDKLNKDLELYRSNLDKMAQALVVMADMLSADRKKREQRKQQSTTPVAPPSSNE
- a CDS encoding chromophore lyase CpcT/CpeT — translated: MNFSPQLIALGEYLAGEFDNREQAIEEPVWYVHLRMWQRPVNLFTEDSITLFAEQASVINLDKPYRQRIMRLRHGSNSDTSLEVQYYIPQDPDALRGAGNNPALLNTLTPEQLDLLPGCILTVTHKALAGDRYKFTATPQPETCCSFTYLGNSIHVSLGFETTAAEFHSYDKGIDPTTGKATWGAIMGPYRYTKRNQYSIR
- a CDS encoding ABC transporter permease, whose protein sequence is MRLKTNFEQSQIARCCAAVLLFGQVWLHFIQGKTYYRKIMQHLVTAGPGSISPVLLVSGFAGMIFTIQTARELVRFGAENAVGGAFALAFCRELAPILTASIMAGQVGSAFAAEIGAMRVTEQIDALYMLKTDPIDYLVLPRVIACCLMVPLMTILALVTGIIGGVFAGSYFYKIIPETFLESVRNFLEPSDLFIILLKGFIFGLLVAVIGCSWGLTTKGGAKEVGESATKAVVTSWVSIFIMDFFLSLLLFDQPAF